One window of Trinickia caryophylli genomic DNA carries:
- a CDS encoding bestrophin-like domain — MSEIESALLVFLLVLAATTVGVVLRPRLPEEHKADETVQLIQLVIGMLVTFAALVLGLLTAAAKDSFDTVAADFRQHAAQLIQLDAQLRDYGPDTDVARRLLRDYTAAIVASTWQEKNGRAENDGHNELPGQQLEDARLGQTLRAAGREVRRLEPRDTYHRKLADEALASLIQLDHERWKLIEEARSSISKPFFAMLTFWLMAIFLSFGLIAPRNALALVTITLGALSIASAIYVIVDLETPLSGSFSISGEPMRDALAHLSR; from the coding sequence GTGTCCGAAATCGAATCTGCGTTATTGGTATTTTTGCTCGTTCTGGCCGCCACGACGGTCGGTGTGGTGCTGCGCCCACGGCTGCCCGAGGAGCACAAGGCGGACGAAACGGTGCAATTGATTCAGCTCGTCATCGGCATGCTGGTTACCTTTGCGGCACTCGTGCTGGGGCTGCTGACCGCTGCGGCGAAGGACAGCTTCGATACGGTAGCCGCCGACTTCCGGCAACATGCCGCACAATTGATTCAGCTCGACGCGCAATTGCGCGACTATGGTCCGGATACCGACGTTGCGCGCCGGCTATTGCGCGACTACACAGCGGCAATCGTGGCCTCGACTTGGCAGGAAAAAAACGGCCGGGCAGAAAATGACGGCCACAACGAGTTGCCGGGGCAACAGCTCGAGGATGCGCGCCTCGGACAAACGCTGCGCGCCGCCGGGCGCGAAGTACGGCGGCTCGAACCGCGCGACACCTATCACCGCAAGCTGGCCGACGAGGCACTCGCCTCGTTGATACAGCTCGATCATGAACGCTGGAAATTGATCGAGGAGGCGCGCAGTTCGATCTCGAAGCCGTTTTTCGCCATGCTCACGTTTTGGCTGATGGCCATTTTTTTGAGCTTCGGGCTAATCGCTCCACGCAATGCATTGGCATTGGTCACGATTACGCTCGGCGCACTGTCGATCGCATCGGCGATCTACGTCATCGTCGACCTCGAAACGCCGCTATCCGGCTCGTTCAGCATTTCCGGCGAGCCGATGCGCGATGCGCTCGCTCACTTGAGCCGCTGA
- a CDS encoding type VI secretion system Vgr family protein, with product MSFTSNEAANGGSPVAPGGIHAPSGQLGTMVGLAGQIGAMAGMPGAGLLGETARAVQLAQTGLSLLGKTPASIADALNSVSGAAQPRLTQANRFVTLESPLGADVLLVNTAVIDEYVSRLPEIHLDLLSHKRDVAPESIVGQRVKLTLHPERANATLAMIVAAPEEGNRYFDGYVASFARVGHSGTVTRYEMTVVPWFWFLTRSTDCRIFQNKTAQAILTEIFQELGFSDFAFDIRTSRKPLEYVVMYQESYYNFCARLMEQEGMWWTFRYEKDKHVLLIGDTNATFDKIARLETIPFYADSAASEKSGIDRWDEAFEFRVGKIAFRDFNYNRPTSSLMYVEAPTSRLAHPNIGTTERYEYRSLYDYHDDGKRYARYAMEAEEAQARRFNGSGYACGLTTAGRFTLVNHPNTAYNQKEYVTLHVRHEAVNDYTRQNAGTPYRNTFTCLPETVPYRAERHTPKPYMQGTQAAIVVGPKGEEIYTDGSRVKVHFFWDRRGKLDGNDSMWVRVSQPWAGNGWGGSAIPRIGQEVIVAFNEGDPDNPVIVGRVFNGAAGNPYHGTNGQTMGIRSQTHKGKGFNELRFSDVAGAEEVFVHAQKDLNAVIKDNEVRSVEAGNRSITVHKGDEAKNIGQGSLTEKIAKARFTTANSVGVQAVSGDAGPGTQSYQATDEIEHRVGASVVTLKPDSIKLSHGASSIIINQSGIFIDGPVIHLNQGLFVTPEQAMAIQWANQQAIIAAGLASADPKIQAEARHLRETVKAQQMAALANAVYTPGTAPPGWKNISDDPAALKKFGLKPGDFKIPGSNFGAQAYAPDPAVFGDSMKPAVAFKGTQQLLGEDMENNLAQGIGMDSPYYGQAVSIGKKIRDSGGAEGLDITGHSLGGGLAAAAAQSSGASATTFNAAGLDSGTLGMYGATPQAAAIKNYRVDGDILTGMQEGQFGGATLVTGALMPNAVGQQIDIPGSSLTPVGRHMMGDVTNGMNAAVAEQQSSLLSQLSGQ from the coding sequence ATGAGCTTTACTTCCAACGAAGCCGCCAATGGCGGCAGTCCGGTTGCGCCGGGCGGTATCCATGCGCCATCAGGCCAGCTCGGAACGATGGTGGGGTTGGCGGGGCAGATCGGCGCAATGGCCGGCATGCCTGGCGCGGGACTCCTCGGGGAAACCGCGCGTGCCGTGCAATTGGCTCAGACCGGATTGTCGTTATTGGGCAAAACGCCGGCTTCGATTGCCGATGCGCTCAACAGCGTGTCGGGTGCGGCGCAGCCGCGCCTCACGCAAGCCAACCGGTTCGTGACGCTGGAGTCGCCGCTCGGCGCCGACGTGCTGCTCGTCAACACCGCTGTAATCGACGAGTACGTCAGCCGGCTGCCCGAGATCCATCTCGATCTCCTCTCGCATAAGCGCGATGTCGCGCCCGAGTCGATCGTCGGACAACGCGTCAAGCTGACGCTGCATCCCGAGCGCGCCAATGCGACGCTGGCGATGATCGTCGCCGCGCCCGAAGAGGGAAATCGCTATTTCGACGGCTACGTGGCCTCGTTCGCGCGCGTGGGGCATTCGGGCACCGTCACGCGCTACGAGATGACGGTCGTGCCATGGTTCTGGTTTCTCACGCGCTCCACCGATTGCCGCATCTTCCAGAACAAGACCGCACAGGCGATCCTGACCGAGATCTTCCAGGAGCTCGGTTTTTCGGATTTTGCCTTCGACATCCGGACGTCACGCAAGCCGCTCGAATACGTCGTCATGTACCAGGAGTCCTATTACAACTTCTGCGCCCGGCTGATGGAGCAGGAGGGGATGTGGTGGACGTTCCGGTACGAGAAGGACAAGCACGTGCTGCTGATCGGCGACACGAATGCGACCTTCGACAAGATCGCGCGCCTCGAAACGATTCCGTTTTATGCCGACAGTGCGGCGAGCGAAAAAAGCGGCATCGACCGTTGGGACGAAGCGTTTGAATTCCGGGTCGGCAAGATCGCCTTTCGCGATTTCAACTACAACCGGCCGACTTCGTCGTTGATGTATGTGGAAGCGCCGACGAGCCGGCTCGCGCATCCGAACATCGGCACGACGGAACGCTACGAGTACCGGTCGCTTTACGACTATCACGACGACGGCAAGCGTTACGCCCGCTACGCGATGGAGGCCGAGGAGGCCCAGGCGCGGCGTTTCAACGGCAGCGGATATGCCTGCGGGCTGACGACGGCCGGGCGGTTCACGCTCGTGAATCATCCGAACACGGCGTACAACCAAAAGGAATACGTTACGCTGCACGTCCGCCACGAGGCCGTGAACGACTACACGCGCCAAAACGCGGGCACGCCCTATCGCAACACCTTCACCTGCCTGCCGGAAACCGTGCCGTACCGCGCCGAGCGCCACACGCCGAAGCCCTATATGCAGGGCACGCAGGCCGCGATCGTCGTGGGGCCGAAGGGCGAGGAGATCTACACCGACGGCAGCCGCGTGAAGGTGCACTTCTTCTGGGATCGGCGCGGCAAGCTCGACGGCAACGATTCGATGTGGGTGCGCGTGTCGCAGCCGTGGGCCGGCAACGGCTGGGGCGGCTCGGCGATCCCGCGTATCGGGCAGGAGGTCATCGTCGCCTTCAACGAAGGGGACCCCGATAACCCGGTGATCGTCGGCCGCGTCTTCAACGGCGCGGCAGGCAACCCGTATCACGGCACGAATGGCCAGACGATGGGCATCCGAAGCCAGACGCACAAGGGCAAAGGGTTCAACGAGCTGCGGTTTTCCGATGTGGCGGGCGCCGAAGAGGTGTTCGTGCATGCGCAAAAGGATTTGAACGCCGTCATCAAGGACAACGAAGTCCGCTCGGTGGAAGCGGGCAATCGCTCGATCACCGTTCATAAGGGTGACGAAGCGAAAAACATCGGGCAGGGCAGCCTGACGGAAAAAATTGCGAAGGCGCGTTTCACGACGGCCAACTCCGTGGGCGTGCAAGCCGTCTCGGGCGATGCCGGCCCGGGTACGCAAAGCTACCAGGCGACCGACGAAATCGAGCACCGCGTGGGTGCGAGCGTCGTCACCTTGAAACCCGACAGCATCAAGCTGTCGCATGGCGCCTCGAGCATCATCATCAATCAGAGCGGGATCTTCATCGACGGGCCCGTGATTCATTTGAATCAGGGCCTTTTCGTCACGCCCGAGCAGGCGATGGCCATTCAATGGGCGAACCAGCAGGCCATCATCGCGGCGGGGCTCGCGAGCGCGGATCCCAAGATCCAGGCGGAGGCGCGGCATTTGCGCGAAACCGTGAAAGCGCAGCAGATGGCCGCGCTCGCGAATGCGGTTTATACGCCGGGTACGGCGCCGCCCGGTTGGAAGAACATTTCCGACGATCCGGCCGCCTTGAAGAAGTTCGGGCTCAAGCCGGGCGACTTCAAGATCCCCGGCAGCAACTTCGGCGCTCAGGCGTACGCGCCCGATCCCGCTGTATTCGGCGACAGCATGAAGCCGGCCGTCGCTTTCAAGGGCACGCAACAACTGCTCGGCGAGGACATGGAGAACAATCTCGCCCAGGGCATCGGCATGGACTCGCCGTATTACGGACAGGCCGTCAGCATCGGCAAGAAGATTCGCGATTCGGGCGGTGCCGAGGGGCTCGATATCACCGGACATTCGTTGGGCGGCGGGCTTGCCGCCGCTGCCGCTCAATCGAGTGGCGCCTCGGCCACGACCTTCAATGCCGCGGGGCTCGATTCGGGCACGCTCGGCATGTACGGCGCGACGCCGCAGGCCGCCGCGATCAAGAACTACCGTGTGGACGGCGACATTCTCACCGGCATGCAGGAAGGACAGTTCGGTGGAGCGACGCTCGTGACGGGAGCATTGATGCCGAATGCCGTAGGCCAGCAGATCGACATTCCCGGCAGCAGCCTCACCCCGGTCGGGCGGCATATGATGGGCGACGTCACGAACGGCATGAACGCGGCAGTCGCCGAACAGCAATCTTCGTTGCTTTCTCAACTATCCGGACAGTGA
- a CDS encoding ankyrin repeat domain-containing protein, whose protein sequence is MRYKTVAVAGAFVAAIGAASSIWTPAEAQGTHMARFERFPPEAFFTGTQLALAQAIRDGDLARVKALAPKTDLAAPGARRMTLLAFALQEAVPVKAQADSPRLQILGELVKDGAKPEQVFGNDGNVAYMAVRADTPNFLRALLAGGMNPNLRYDGDTPLLFAACQDNLLPMLRLLVEHKADVNIKDSLHETALFGATRLRQWDVVDYLLAHGANPAVANENGLKYAKTLYNELASTPKDSPQVERIEAIRKRVIAAGVQWPPA, encoded by the coding sequence ATGCGATACAAAACCGTGGCGGTCGCGGGTGCGTTCGTCGCGGCGATAGGCGCCGCTTCGTCGATCTGGACGCCCGCCGAGGCCCAGGGAACCCATATGGCTCGATTCGAACGCTTTCCACCCGAGGCTTTTTTTACGGGTACTCAACTGGCGCTGGCGCAGGCGATTCGCGATGGCGATCTTGCGCGCGTCAAGGCGCTTGCGCCGAAGACCGACCTGGCGGCGCCTGGCGCCAGGCGCATGACGCTGCTCGCGTTTGCGCTGCAGGAGGCCGTGCCGGTGAAAGCGCAGGCGGACAGCCCCCGGTTGCAGATCCTCGGCGAACTCGTGAAGGACGGTGCCAAGCCGGAGCAGGTATTCGGCAACGACGGCAACGTGGCCTACATGGCCGTACGCGCGGATACGCCGAACTTCCTGCGCGCGCTGCTCGCTGGAGGTATGAATCCGAATTTGCGCTATGACGGCGATACGCCGCTCCTGTTCGCCGCATGCCAGGACAATCTGTTGCCGATGCTGCGCCTGCTCGTCGAGCACAAGGCCGACGTCAACATCAAGGATTCGCTGCACGAGACGGCGCTTTTCGGCGCTACGCGCCTTCGCCAGTGGGATGTCGTCGATTATCTGCTGGCGCACGGTGCCAATCCGGCCGTGGCCAACGAGAACGGATTGAAGTACGCCAAGACGCTCTACAACGAGCTCGCGAGCACGCCGAAGGATTCTCCCCAGGTGGAGCGGATCGAGGCGATACGAAAGCGCGTGATCGCAGCGGGCGTGCAATGGCCGCCGGCCTGA
- a CDS encoding DcrB-related protein, giving the protein MPEYQMNDASIELPARFQDKTLHLFTVDEAGKSPFTFVVSRAQTEPDDTVDTFVTRLVAEMRKSFLRFQLKQLSNREIDGETAREIDYQWVSDGTLLHQRQTVVFQPLDGGETRQAVSFIGTCQRGFTPEWTQEYDDLVRSVKLKKAERAFTPTALDPSTPGVVFVLHENSKTLYSVGSMAELFRHDIKEMFEGVTFYDAKGAELALRPAPEGREGWGAGEGAKQFLLWTVDPKAMQPLQARLSDLAHVKGPGALSTVQSVRAYLASAAESA; this is encoded by the coding sequence ATGCCTGAGTATCAGATGAACGACGCGTCGATCGAATTGCCCGCGCGTTTCCAAGACAAGACGCTGCATTTGTTCACCGTGGACGAGGCCGGAAAAAGCCCATTCACGTTTGTCGTTTCCCGGGCGCAGACAGAGCCTGACGATACGGTCGATACGTTCGTTACGCGCCTCGTTGCCGAAATGCGCAAGTCGTTTTTGCGTTTTCAGTTGAAGCAATTGAGCAACCGCGAAATCGATGGCGAGACGGCGCGCGAGATCGACTACCAGTGGGTATCGGACGGCACGCTTTTGCATCAACGTCAGACCGTCGTTTTCCAGCCGCTCGACGGCGGTGAGACGCGGCAGGCGGTGAGCTTCATCGGCACCTGCCAGAGGGGATTCACGCCCGAGTGGACGCAGGAATACGACGACCTCGTTCGCAGCGTGAAGCTGAAGAAAGCCGAGCGCGCCTTCACGCCGACTGCACTCGATCCATCCACGCCGGGCGTCGTGTTCGTTTTGCACGAAAACAGCAAGACGCTCTACTCGGTGGGCAGCATGGCCGAGCTTTTTCGGCACGACATCAAGGAGATGTTCGAGGGCGTGACGTTTTACGACGCGAAGGGGGCGGAATTGGCGCTGCGGCCCGCCCCGGAAGGGCGCGAAGGATGGGGCGCGGGCGAGGGGGCCAAGCAGTTTCTGCTATGGACCGTCGACCCGAAGGCGATGCAGCCATTGCAGGCGCGTCTTTCGGATCTCGCGCACGTGAAGGGGCCGGGCGCCTTGTCGACGGTGCAATCGGTGCGCGCCTATCTGGCCAGCGCGGCCGAATCGGCATGA
- a CDS encoding PAAR domain-containing protein: MIAGMIAGAVIGAAAVVLTGGAALTVVAAVAAGAAAGGGLGELLGTMSWAPRHVTGSLTEGSPNVFINSRSAMRAHLSKGTCKDHSGPQVVAQGSASVFINSQPASRKTDKLTCSAEISDGSPNVFIGGTTATTDDISPEVPAWVNWTMLAVGFAATAVLAGPLVAALGTVGGVAGGELGAWAGGKVFGEGSDGQKWSMLGGSLLGGAAGAKGAARLSTVGKTGTTSLPATSRFDYSIKQVPADLEANPSGVYGYMPKEGTEFHQAKWGVDWTDADATAAARGKRLEYHEGLEHKRSWIEEQRAGGVSDEDIARQIVIDRNQSRLSFYSEDELPTVYERNLAKYGDKTGPSYDYLIEQGKSPQDIIGSATRSNPSMDVLTGIAKVQ; this comes from the coding sequence ATGATTGCCGGCATGATCGCGGGCGCGGTGATCGGCGCCGCCGCGGTGGTGCTGACCGGTGGCGCGGCACTGACGGTGGTCGCCGCGGTTGCGGCCGGTGCGGCGGCGGGCGGCGGATTGGGCGAGCTGCTCGGCACGATGTCATGGGCACCGCGGCATGTGACGGGGAGTTTGACGGAAGGATCGCCAAACGTCTTCATCAACAGTCGATCCGCGATGCGTGCGCATTTGAGCAAGGGCACGTGCAAGGACCATTCGGGCCCGCAGGTCGTTGCGCAGGGATCGGCGTCGGTGTTCATCAACAGCCAGCCGGCCAGCCGCAAGACAGACAAGCTCACCTGTAGCGCGGAGATCAGCGACGGCTCGCCGAACGTGTTCATCGGCGGCACGACAGCGACGACGGACGATATCAGTCCCGAAGTGCCGGCGTGGGTCAACTGGACGATGCTCGCGGTGGGGTTCGCGGCGACGGCGGTGCTGGCGGGGCCACTGGTGGCGGCGCTTGGCACGGTGGGCGGCGTGGCCGGCGGCGAGCTGGGCGCGTGGGCTGGCGGCAAGGTCTTCGGCGAGGGCTCGGACGGGCAGAAGTGGTCGATGCTCGGGGGGAGCTTGCTGGGTGGTGCGGCGGGGGCGAAGGGGGCGGCGCGCCTTTCAACGGTCGGCAAAACCGGGACTACTTCGTTGCCGGCGACATCGCGCTTCGACTACTCAATCAAGCAAGTACCGGCTGACCTGGAGGCAAATCCCTCAGGCGTTTACGGCTATATGCCCAAAGAGGGCACGGAGTTCCACCAGGCGAAGTGGGGTGTCGATTGGACGGATGCTGATGCCACGGCGGCTGCGCGAGGCAAACGGTTGGAATACCATGAAGGGCTGGAGCACAAGCGTTCCTGGATCGAGGAGCAGCGGGCTGGCGGGGTGTCGGACGAAGACATTGCAAGGCAGATTGTCATCGACCGCAATCAATCGCGGCTCTCGTTCTACTCGGAAGACGAACTCCCGACGGTATATGAACGGAATCTGGCCAAGTACGGCGACAAAACCGGGCCGAGCTACGACTACCTGATTGAGCAAGGCAAGAGCCCGCAAGACATCATCGGTAGCGCTACGAGGTCGAATCCGAGCATGGACGTACTCACTGGTATTGCGAAGGTGCAATGA
- a CDS encoding HD domain-containing protein: MEPINVAATPVILTDAWIEAWKFATDAHHGQTVPGCERPYLCHIGAVVIELLAAHAAAPIDDIHLAVVCAALHDCIEDQGVSAATLCDKFGPAVAAGVQALSKNPSLAKHHAMADSLERIRKEPKAIWCVKMADRITNLAPPPAHWSPEKTAAYRNEARTILDALRDAHPVLAARLEQKIEHYPPSA; the protein is encoded by the coding sequence ATGGAACCGATCAACGTCGCCGCCACGCCCGTCATACTCACCGACGCCTGGATCGAGGCATGGAAATTCGCAACGGACGCGCACCACGGGCAAACGGTCCCCGGTTGCGAGCGTCCCTATCTTTGCCACATCGGTGCCGTCGTGATCGAGTTGCTGGCCGCTCATGCCGCAGCCCCGATCGATGACATCCACCTCGCCGTCGTCTGTGCGGCCTTGCACGACTGTATCGAGGACCAAGGCGTTTCCGCCGCGACATTGTGCGACAAATTCGGCCCGGCCGTGGCGGCCGGCGTGCAAGCGCTGAGCAAGAACCCATCGCTCGCGAAACATCATGCGATGGCCGACAGCCTGGAGCGGATTCGCAAAGAACCGAAAGCAATATGGTGCGTAAAAATGGCCGACCGAATCACGAACCTTGCACCGCCACCCGCACACTGGTCACCAGAAAAAACCGCGGCATACCGCAACGAGGCTCGAACGATCCTCGATGCGCTCCGCGATGCGCATCCCGTCCTCGCGGCTCGGCTCGAGCAAAAAATCGAGCACTACCCGCCGAGCGCTTGA
- a CDS encoding VOC family protein: MLYARDVQKTCAFYERHFGFMSESKPDDRITELTPSNGGAILMVHQAAKGAKTGQAAVKLVFDVEDVEGFKQQCSLQGLQFGPTHQADGYCFANAKDPDGNSVSVSSRAFAGN; the protein is encoded by the coding sequence ATGCTGTATGCGCGGGACGTGCAGAAAACATGTGCCTTTTACGAACGGCATTTCGGATTCATGAGCGAGTCGAAGCCTGATGACCGAATCACCGAGTTGACGCCTTCCAACGGCGGCGCGATTCTGATGGTTCATCAGGCGGCCAAAGGCGCCAAAACAGGGCAGGCGGCAGTCAAGCTTGTATTCGATGTCGAGGACGTGGAGGGCTTCAAGCAGCAGTGCTCGTTGCAGGGCCTGCAGTTCGGTCCCACTCATCAGGCGGACGGCTATTGCTTCGCCAATGCGAAGGATCCGGACGGAAACTCGGTTTCAGTGTCGAGTCGGGCTTTTGCCGGCAACTGA
- a CDS encoding substrate-binding domain-containing protein, giving the protein MKINLKALSSSLGLSRTTVSRALNGYDDVSEATRERVMKAARELGYQADPTARRLATGRAEAVGIVYPFGADDLGDPRFGEVVAGITERLAQSNLDFIIVSARPNAELDTYRRLLDSRLVDGLIVARTLVDDPRIRLLQERGFPFVAYGRTDSAQPYSWFDFDNEAGARAAAERLIGFGHRRIAMISAPLRLSFAAQRREGFVGALREAGLAPDGALMVETTFDREGGYRAAQALLSREERPSALLVDNNIAGSGAFRAIVDSGLRPGKDISLIVYDGVPADVAAPLTVTAVVQPTGQESGRVLADLIVKTINGGTRDAHELAAPRIETGDSDGPV; this is encoded by the coding sequence GTGAAGATCAATCTCAAGGCGTTATCCAGTTCGCTTGGCCTGTCGCGCACCACCGTCAGCCGGGCGCTCAACGGTTACGACGACGTAAGCGAGGCCACGCGCGAGCGCGTGATGAAGGCCGCGCGCGAGCTCGGCTATCAGGCCGATCCCACCGCGCGCCGGCTTGCCACCGGCCGGGCGGAGGCGGTAGGCATCGTCTATCCGTTCGGCGCCGACGATCTGGGCGATCCGCGTTTCGGCGAAGTCGTGGCGGGGATCACCGAGCGCCTCGCGCAATCCAACCTCGATTTCATCATCGTGTCGGCACGGCCCAATGCCGAGTTGGACACGTATCGGCGGCTCCTCGATAGCCGCCTCGTGGACGGGCTGATCGTGGCGCGCACGCTCGTGGACGATCCGCGCATCCGTCTGCTTCAGGAACGTGGGTTTCCGTTCGTCGCATACGGCCGCACCGATAGCGCGCAGCCGTATAGCTGGTTCGACTTCGATAACGAGGCGGGCGCACGCGCGGCTGCCGAGCGGCTGATCGGCTTCGGCCATCGGCGTATCGCGATGATCAGTGCGCCGCTTCGGTTGAGCTTTGCCGCGCAGCGTCGGGAGGGGTTCGTCGGGGCGTTACGGGAGGCGGGGCTGGCACCCGATGGCGCGCTCATGGTCGAGACGACGTTCGACCGCGAGGGCGGATATCGGGCGGCTCAGGCACTGTTGAGCCGCGAAGAGCGGCCTTCGGCTTTGCTCGTCGACAACAATATCGCCGGGTCGGGGGCCTTTCGGGCGATCGTCGATAGCGGACTGCGGCCGGGGAAAGATATTTCGTTGATCGTTTATGACGGCGTGCCGGCCGATGTAGCCGCGCCGCTCACCGTCACCGCCGTCGTGCAGCCGACGGGGCAGGAATCGGGCCGCGTGCTCGCCGACCTGATCGTCAAAACGATAAACGGCGGGACGCGCGATGCGCATGAGTTGGCGGCGCCTCGGATCGAAACGGGGGATAGTGACGGGCCGGTGTAA
- a CDS encoding glycoside hydrolase family 68 protein yields MSAVAASLAHAQTSGSWSGSGGTGSHPSVPASGFPAPTRHTQQAYDPESNFTMRWTRADIRQILAQSHTATAVDKNSLPLALTMPDIPQNFPLMNSNVWVWDTWPLADMRANQLSFKGWEVIFSLTADPHAGYTFDDRHVHARIGFFYRRAGIPAWQRPANGGWIWGGHLFPAGASAKVFGSAPTTDNAEWSGSARLVSGSTVSLYYTALSFNRSAPGGSDITPPIAVITRADGHIHADAKHVWFTGFDDHKPLLQPDGEMYQTGQQNTYYSFRDPFVFTDPAHPGKTYMVFEGNTGGPRGARTCTEADLGYAPNDPYGENLNAVMDSGAIYQKANVGLAVATNARLTEWKFLPPILSANCVNDQTERPQIYMKDGKYYLFTISHRPTMAAGVDGPDGVYGFVGNGIRSDFEPLNKGGGLVLGNPTDFAAPIGAPYAQDPNQNPREFQSYSHYMMPGGLVESFIDAIGPRRGGTLAPTVKININGTSTAVDRTYGKGGLGGYGDIPANMPALGASHADSANASD; encoded by the coding sequence ATGTCCGCGGTCGCAGCCTCGTTGGCTCATGCGCAGACGTCCGGGTCCTGGTCCGGCTCCGGTGGAACCGGCTCCCATCCGAGCGTGCCTGCGTCGGGCTTCCCCGCGCCGACGCGGCACACGCAACAGGCCTATGACCCTGAGAGCAACTTCACGATGCGGTGGACGCGCGCCGACATTCGTCAGATCCTCGCTCAGTCCCACACCGCCACGGCGGTGGACAAGAACTCGTTGCCGCTTGCGCTGACGATGCCGGACATCCCGCAGAATTTCCCGCTGATGAATTCGAACGTGTGGGTGTGGGACACGTGGCCGCTCGCGGACATGCGCGCGAATCAGTTGAGCTTCAAGGGCTGGGAAGTCATTTTTTCGCTGACGGCCGATCCGCACGCGGGTTACACGTTCGACGATCGCCACGTGCACGCGCGCATCGGGTTTTTCTATCGGCGTGCGGGCATACCGGCTTGGCAGCGGCCCGCCAACGGCGGCTGGATCTGGGGTGGTCATCTCTTCCCGGCGGGGGCCAGCGCGAAAGTATTCGGCAGTGCGCCGACGACCGATAACGCCGAATGGTCGGGCTCCGCACGCCTCGTGAGCGGCAGCACCGTGAGCCTCTACTACACGGCATTGTCGTTCAACCGCTCTGCGCCGGGCGGCTCGGACATCACGCCGCCGATCGCCGTCATCACGCGGGCCGATGGCCACATTCACGCGGATGCGAAGCACGTCTGGTTCACCGGCTTTGACGACCACAAGCCGCTGCTGCAACCGGACGGCGAGATGTACCAGACAGGGCAGCAGAACACGTACTACTCGTTCCGCGACCCGTTCGTGTTCACCGATCCGGCGCACCCGGGCAAGACGTATATGGTGTTCGAGGGCAACACCGGCGGCCCGCGTGGCGCGCGCACCTGCACCGAGGCGGATCTCGGCTATGCGCCCAACGATCCGTACGGCGAGAACCTGAACGCGGTGATGGATTCGGGGGCGATCTACCAGAAGGCGAACGTGGGCCTCGCCGTTGCCACGAACGCGCGATTGACCGAGTGGAAGTTCCTGCCGCCGATTCTCTCGGCGAACTGCGTGAACGACCAGACCGAGCGTCCGCAGATCTACATGAAGGACGGCAAGTACTACCTCTTCACGATCAGCCACCGGCCGACGATGGCTGCAGGCGTCGACGGCCCGGACGGCGTCTATGGCTTCGTCGGCAACGGCATTCGCAGCGACTTCGAGCCGCTCAACAAGGGCGGCGGCCTCGTGCTCGGCAACCCGACCGACTTCGCTGCGCCGATCGGCGCGCCTTATGCCCAGGACCCGAATCAGAATCCGCGCGAATTCCAGTCGTATTCGCATTACATGATGCCGGGCGGTCTGGTCGAATCGTTCATCGATGCGATCGGGCCGCGCCGTGGCGGCACGCTTGCACCGACGGTGAAGATCAACATCAACGGCACGTCGACGGCTGTCGATCGCACGTATGGCAAAGGCGGGCTCGGCGGGTATGGCGATATTCCGGCCAACATGCCCGCGCTCGGTGCGAGCCATGCCGATAGCGCCAACGCGAGCGACTGA
- a CDS encoding GntR family transcriptional regulator, with protein sequence MMYEWIAALPARTRPAYLALADGIENAVHAGVIKAGSRLPPQQLLADFLGLHVNTVNRALRETARRGLTAGRTRRGTVVLEQAG encoded by the coding sequence ATGATGTACGAGTGGATCGCGGCGCTGCCCGCGCGGACGAGACCGGCGTATCTCGCGCTGGCGGACGGCATCGAAAACGCCGTGCACGCCGGCGTAATCAAGGCGGGGAGCCGCTTGCCGCCACAGCAGCTGCTCGCCGACTTTCTGGGGCTGCACGTGAACACGGTCAACCGTGCACTGCGCGAGACGGCGCGCCGCGGGTTGACCGCGGGCCGCACGCGCCGGGGCACGGTCGTTCTCGAGCAAGCGGGCTGA